Proteins from a single region of Ziziphus jujuba cultivar Dongzao chromosome 1, ASM3175591v1:
- the LOC107403660 gene encoding peroxidase 16 — translation MAETHSSRFILISACFLLLLSLLFNSASAQLRTNFYSNICPNVESIVRSAVTQKFQQTFVTVPATLRLFFHDCFVRGCDASVLLASQNGKAEKDHPDNLSLAGDGFDTVIKAKAAVDRNPNCRNRVSCADILALATRDVIVLSGGPSYPVELGRRDGKISTIASVQHRLPHPEFNLDQLNSMFASHGLTQTDMIALSGAHTLGFSHCGRFSKRIYNFSPRSRIDPTLNPSYALQLRNMCPLRVDPRIAINMDPNTPRTFDNTYFRNLQQGMGLFTSDQILFTDGRSKPTVNLFASNPSSFNQAFISAITKLGRVGVLTGNKGEIRLDCSRVN, via the exons ATGGCAGAAACTCACAGCAGCAGATTTATTCTGATCTCTGCTTGTTTTCTGCTTCTTCTTTCATTGTTGTTCAATTCAGCTTCTGCTCAACTTAGGACAAACTTCTACAGTAACATTTGCCCCAATGTTGAATCCATAGTCCGCTCCGCTGTCACTCAGAAGTTCCAGCAAACCtttgtcactgttccggccactCTGCGTCTCTTTTTCCATGATTGCTTTGTTCGG GGATGCGATGCATCAGTGCTGCTGGCTTCGCAAAATGGTAAGGCAGAGAAGGATCATCCAGATAACCTTTCTCTTGCCGGAGATGGATTCGACACTGTAATCAAAGCCAAAGCAGCTGTTGATCGCAATCCCAATTGCAGGAACCGAGTTTCATGTGCTGATATTCTTGCTCTTGCTACCAGAGATGTCATTGTCTtg tctGGAGGACCATCGTATCCTGTGGAGTTGGGGAGGCGAGATGGGAAAATATCAACAATTGCCAGTGTACAACATCGTCTTCCTCATCCTGAGTTTAATTTGGACCAGCTCAATTCCATGTTTGCTTCTCATGGTCTCACCCAGACTGATATGATTGCTTTGTCAG GTGCTCATACACTTGGATTCTCTCATTGTGGTCGTTTCTCAAAAAGAATCTACAACTTCAGCCCACGAAGCCGCATTGACCCAACACTGAATCCATCATACGCATTGCAGCTGAGAAACATGTGTCCCCTAAGAGTGGACCCCAGAATAGCCATTAACATGGACCCCAACACACCAAGAACATTTGACAATACTTACTTCAGGAACCTCCAGCAAGGAATGGGTCTATTCACATCTGATCAGATCTTGTTCACCGATGGAAGATCAAAGCCTACAGTGAACCTTTTCGCATCCAATCCCTCCTCTTTTAACCAGGCTTTCATTTCTGCCATTACCAAGCTTGGAAGAGTTGGAGTTCTCACTGGGAATAAAGGTGAGATTCGTCTAGATTGCAGCCGAGTGAACTAG